A region of the Agrobacterium sp. RAC06 genome:
GCCAGCGGTCGGAGAGGAAGCCGCCGGCGACCGTGCCATAGCAGAACAGCGCGAAGTCGTGGCGGGCCGCGAGTTCCACCATGCGCTTTTCCGGGCGACGGTCGAGCAGCGAATATTGCAGTTGCAGCGAGGTCAACGGGATTCCGCCATCAAGGATTGCCGTGACATGGTCGCTGTCGAAATTTGTGGCACTGATCTTGTCGATCCGACCGTCTTGCTGAAGCTCCTTCAGCCAGCCGAGGGTGTCGAGCCAGGCAGGCATCTCGTAGTCCCACCAGTGAAACTGGACGAGATCCAGGCGCTCCATGTTCAGCCGCTTGCGCGACGTGTCGATCACGCCTTCCACATAGGCCTTCGTGATCGTCGGCAGGACGCCAAGATCGGGTACGAACTTGGTATGGACGCGAATGCGATCGAGGGCCGCCTGGCCCCGCATGTCGCGGTAACGCAGCCGGAAGCGCCCGATCAGGTCTTCCACGCCGGTGTAGATGTCTGCGCAGTCGAAGGTGGTGATGCCGGCGTCGGCGAAGGCCATCATGTCTTCAATGGCCATCTCCTCATCGATGGCACCATGGCCACCGGCAAGCTGCCATCCGCCGCGAATGACGCGGGAGATCTCGTAACCGGGGGCGATGGAGATACGCTGCATGTTACTCTTTTCCTTCGAGGGGCACGGCTGTCGTGGCGGCATGGCTGAAACGGCGAAGGCCCGTGCGCCGAATTCGCAATCGGGTGGAGCAATTGGGATCTG
Encoded here:
- a CDS encoding aldo/keto reductase codes for the protein MQRISIAPGYEISRVIRGGWQLAGGHGAIDEEMAIEDMMAFADAGITTFDCADIYTGVEDLIGRFRLRYRDMRGQAALDRIRVHTKFVPDLGVLPTITKAYVEGVIDTSRKRLNMERLDLVQFHWWDYEMPAWLDTLGWLKELQQDGRIDKISATNFDSDHVTAILDGGIPLTSLQLQYSLLDRRPEKRMVELAARHDFALFCYGTVAGGFLSDRWLGQAEPEHPLENRSLTKYKLIIDDLGGWELFQVLLSTLRKVADRHATDIATIASAAMLRRPGVTSVIVGARNRDHLASNLAISNVVLSDADLAEIDTALAGARELEGDVYTLERDRSGRHGSIMKYNLNKGE